Genomic window (Dictyoglomus sp. NZ13-RE01):
CTACTCCTGGCATTTTACTTAGTCTCAAAGTAGAGCCCTTTCTTATATAGTGATAAAAGGGAGTGAAATGGGTATCATGAAGTGCCTCTGTAGTTGCTCCAATTAATACAATTTTATCTTTGAATATTTCCTTGGGTATATTCTCTTTTAATACGTCAGAGTAGGAAAAAGTTGGAAATTTATATAATCCACCTTTATAGTTTATATAGACCAAATTACTTGAATCTTTTGGTATTTTGGCAGTTTTTATGTATTCTAAAGGATTTAATGAAAGATAGGTAGAAACTATCAAAGTAGGAAAAGAAACATATTCTTTATCAAATATTTTAGATGTTAGTCCAAATCTTCTTATAAAGCCGTCTTCATCATAGATAGGGTTAACTAAGCCAACCTTTGTTTTCGATGAAAATATACTTAAGGGTTCAATAAGTCTTTTAATTGTGCCAAATCTTGGATCATTAAAACTTACATAAAAGCTTGCTAAAATAGTATCTTCCCCTAATATTTTAGAAAAATCTGAGTCTATTCTCTTATCTTCTTCGGTATCAAAATACACATCAAAAGCAATAACTTTTGCTTTATAATCCCTTAATTTTTTAATTAGTTGAATATGGTATCTTCTTGACCAAGGCCAATTTCCAAATTCCTCAATGGAGTTATCATCAATTGCAATGATAACTATAGGTTCATTAACTGGAAGCTCTCCGCGTATTTCAAATCTCCAATCAATAGTTTTTAATTCTAAAGTCCTAAACCAAGGAATTTGCATGAGGAGAAGGGTAAGGATAAAGGTTACAATTACTATTATAACCTTTACCCTTACCTCTACTAAAGTTCCTTTTTGTAAAGCATTAGTAAAAAGCTTCACTATATTTTAAAAGTATAACTTAGTATCTACGGAGTAGTAGTCTATTGGGTTACCATCTTTATCAAAGGTTCTTAGGATTTTGATAATTACGTCAATGTTTGAAGCAATGGGATATTGGACTTGACCAAAAAGTTTTGTATTTTCTGTTATAAAACTAAAGGGTCCAATAGGTATATCTTTTTGCTCATAAACTAAGACGCCATTTATTCGAGGACTTAGTCTTACAGCAAGCTCGCCATGAAGAGATGGAAGTCTATCTTGTAATGATTCATACAAAATTATTAATTCTGCAATATTCATTATTTTAGAGTTTACGCCTGCTAAGATTCCATTTATTCTTGTAGATGCAGGTGTAATAGAAGGTAAATTATTTGTTTGCTTATTTTTTTCATAGAAGGCATCAAAGTATCCAAAAGTAAAATTATCGGATATACTTCTTAACTGTACTTCTCCATTAATAAATCCTAAGAATCGGGCTTGTAATCCTAAAATTATTCCGTTTTCTGATGCTACATCAGTATTTGTAAGGTTTTCTCCATTATGAATAATTCTTTGGGCAAGAGATGCATATAAAACAATATCTTTTGATAGGAAATATCCGGCATCTGCACCAACTATTAATTGCTGTTTTGTATATGTAGCATCAAAGTCACCCATTGCATTTATTCCTACTTCAAATTTACTTAATGGTCTATAAAAGAGCCTTAATCCGTAGGTACTTAATGGATTTTCAGAGTATTCATACTCAAGCCCTTTTGAGAGATCATAAGTTAGTCTTAATCTGTAGGGGGAGGGAAGAAGTAGATTAGCTCCAAATTTTTGCTGTTGTCCTATACGTATCAGAAAAGCATGTAATTCGTTTGTAGAGTATCTATTTGCAATTAAGCCATAACCTAAATTGAAATTATCTATTGTTCCATATCTAAGTCCAAAAGAGGGAAGATTCAATTCTCCATATCTAAAACCTAAGTCGCAAAGGGTAACTCCCTTTCCATTTGTTAATAGAGCGACTTCTAACCCTAATTTTATAACTTGAAGATTTATCTCGGGTGTAAATGCAAATTTCATAAATAGTTCATTATCCCTGAATTCAGTTCCATAACCACCTTCATACTTAACAATATTGCTTTTAACTTCAGGTTGTATCTCCTTCATTTTCTCAGGTGGAATTTCTTCTGCTTTAGTCCTTTCCTCAATGTATCCTTTTACTCCCTCAATCTCTTTTTCTATATCTTTTCTATATTCTTGCACATTAAAGGGTTGGATTTCTCCTAATGTACCATCTGGTTTAATATCTACCTTAAAGCCTTCGTTTATAAATTTCTCTATTCCACCAACAGCTAAATATACAACTCCTGCAAATGTGTTTAGGAAAGTACTTCCATCCTCGTTTACTCCAATCACAAACTCTGTTCCTCTAACTCCTGCAACTGCTGTTGGTGTCTGAATCTCTACTCTATCACCTGATTTTAGTAATTTTTCTACTGTTGCCCAAACTTTTCCTATCCAGAGCTTGAAGATTGATGTTTCTTTTTCATCTGTTTTATCTAATTGAATAATATCAAGTTGTGTGTTTGCTGTTAGTTTTAATGTTGATTTATCAGAGAAAGTTATCGTTGCAGAAGAATTTTCTTGAACCCATATTCTGTCACCAGGATATAATGGCATGTTTAGTTTAGCTTTTTGGAAAACCTCACTTCCTGCTCTTTTCACATATACATTTCCTTTTATCATTGTTATAACTGCGTATCTTTTATCTTGGGTTTCTGCAAAAGAAATGCTGAATAGGAAGAGAAGAAGGAAAATTAACAAGAAGAAGCGTTTCATTTTTAACTCACCTCTTTAAATTTATTTTAATTCTGGTTATATTATAACAGTTTTTTAAGTAAATTAAGTGATCTTCGTCACATATTTCTTTTAAATAGATGATACAATCCTTTTAGGGTTAAATAAGGATCTATCTCTTTTATATATTTAGTGTATGGAACTATTCTTTTTGCCCATCCACCAGTGGCTATAATTCTTGGGGTAGTTTTTAGTTCTTTAATTTGTCTTTTTAGAATTCCATCTACAAGTCCAGCAAAACCAAATACAATTCCAGCCTGCATTGCGGAGATCGTATTTTTACCAAAAGAAGATGTAGGACTTGATATCTCAACTTGAGGCAATTTTGCAGTCTTTTCAAAAAGGGCATAGGCGGATGTACCAACTCCTGGAGCAATAGCTACTCCTAAAAATTTTTTGTTGTTAATTACGGAAAAAGTAGTTGCAGTTCCAAAGTCTACTGCAATTCCACAGCTTCCATATTCCTCATCAATGGCAACGACATTGCATATTAAATCTGCACCTACTTCTTTAGGGTTCTCTGTGTCAATGTAAATTCCTGTTTTTATGCCAGGCTCCACAATGAATGGTTTAAAATTAAATAGAAAATTAATCGCCTCCTCAAAAACAGGAGTAAGAGAAGGAACAACGGAAGCAATTGCAACCCCTTCAATCTCTGATAACTCTATATCACATTTTTTTAAAGTCCATTCTAATTTTAGAGCATATTCATAGTTTGTGGATTCTTTTATAGTAGCAAACTCAAAATGCTTTGAGATTTCTCCATCTTTAAAGAAGGCGATATCTATGTTTGAATTTCCAATATCTATGGTAAGAATCAAAATTAAACCTCCCTTCTTAGGAATCTCCTAATGGCTATACTTGTGGGGGTACATACAATAACTGCCAAAATTGATTCGGGAACTCCATGAAGAATTGCAACAGAAAGAGCAGTTTCAAAATTAAAAACTCCAAACAAAACTGCAAGTCCTAAGGTGCCTACTGTATTTGTCCAACTTCCTAAAAAGGAAGCAATAGATATAGAAACTATTTCTGGATTTTTATCTTTAAGGACTTGAAAGCATAAGACTGATATTAAATAGTCTACAATAAGCCATATGTATATAAATTGGCTAAGGTACTTATTGCCTAACCAAAATAGAAATAGAAAAATTATTAGAGATAAAACAAAAGAGCTATAAACTTTCCTTTTTTCACTTTTGCCTAAGATGTCATAAAGTCCTAAATAAACCAAACCAGATACAATACCAATAAAGGGACGAGCAGGAATTAACACCCAAAAGGGAGCAATATGACTAAAGTACAAAACAGTTATTAAACCGAATATTAGACCAACTAATCCTCCAAATAAAGGACCAAGCACAATTCCACCAATAATAGTAGGAAGGTGCATAATAGTGGCAGCTCCAGCAGGAGTTGGAAGAGGAACAAATCCCCATTGGGTGAATCCGAGAAGAAGAGTAATTCCAGAGATAGCACCAGCAAGAGTTAAAACTTTAGGATCTTTTAAATTTAACATTTTAAAACCTCCTTTCCAGCTCTCCTAAAAGGAGATGCTGTATTTTTTTTAATTTTGAGTTTATTTATGTGGTCTTGCTATGGTATTCCATATGCAAGCCACATAATTTAGGTTATATTATAATTATGAGGAAGAAAATTGCAATAGTTATATATTATACAAAAGAGAATAGATATAGTTACAATGCTTTATTGGGAGCATTAGAGAACTTGACTTTTTTTGATGAATTAGAAATATTCTTATGTTATAAGAAAGATGAGTTTTTCTCTAAGATTAATGATATCAAAGGAAAATATGAGAGGGTTATCATACTCCTGTCTTTTTTTACAACACAATTGTGGGAATTCAGAGAAATAATTGGGAAGATAAGAGAAATAAAAACTGAAAATACTTATATTGTTGCCGGTGGTCCCCATCCTACAGGTGATCCTTATGGTGTATTGAAGATGGGTTGTGATTATGTAGCTATTGGAGAAGGCGAAGAGCTAATTTTAAAACTGGTTGGAGATATTTTAGCGGGCAAAGATATTGGAGATTTAATATTAAAGTCTGAAAACAAATTTGTAGATTTAGATAAGTTTAATCCCTTTTCTCTAAAATTTGGTAAGTTTGGACCTATAGAGATAACAAGAGGTTGTCCATTTATGTGTTTCTATTGTCAGACCCCTAATATTTTTGGAGTGAAGGTGAGGCATAGAAGTGTTGAAAAAATATGTGAATTAGTGGAGATTATGAATAAAAGAAATTTAAAGGATATTAGGTTTATAACACCAAATGCCTTTTCTTATGGTTCAAAAGATGGTAAAAATATTAACCTAAAAGAAATAGAGAGGTTACTTGAAAATATTAGAAGAATTATTGGTAAAAGTGGAAAAATATATTTTGGGACGTTTCCTTCAGAAGTAAGACCAGAACATGTTAATGATGATACAATCAGATTAATTAAAGAGTATACTGATAATGATAATTTAGTGATTGGTGCACAATCTGGAAGCCCAAGAATTCTAAAACTTATTAATAGGGGACATACTGTTGATGATGTTTATAATGCAGTGGAAATTATAATTAAGAATAATTTAAAGGCTAATGTAGACATTATTTTTGGACTTCCATATGAAGAGGAAGAGGATATAAAACTTACCATCAAGTTTATTTTAGATCTTACTAAAATGGGAGCTAAAGTTCATGCTCACACTTTTATGCCACTTCCTCAAACATTTTTTGAAAAGATGCCGGCAGGCAAAATAAATAATGAGCTTTTAAAAACATTAAATAAGCTGATACCTAAGGGACTTGTTTTTGGTAATTGGAAAAAGCAAGAAGAATTAGGAAAGAAAATAGAAGAATATTTAAAAACTAAAACTTAGTTGGCTTAGTTCTTTAGGCTTTTTACCATTTATCAATATGAAGGGAGAGATTTTATCTATAGGTATGTCTAATTTTTCTAAATCTTTAATATCTTTTATTAACGATGTTTTTCTTTGATTTACTATCCTTCTTGCCCTTATAGGTCCTATTCCTGGCACTCTTAAAAGATCTTCGTAACTTGCTTTATTAATATCAATAGGGAAAAATTCAGGATGATTTAAAGCCCAAATTAATTTTGGGTCCTTATCTAAATAAAGATTTCCCTTTTCATCAAATATTATATCTTCCAAACTGAAATGGTACTTTCTTAATAGAAAATCTGCCTGGTAAAGTCTATGTTCTCTCCATGTAGGGGTTGGTGGTAAGTCTTCTAAGGGAGTATTGGAAATAGGTTGAAAAGCACTATAATATGCTCTGTTTAGATTATAATCCTTATAAAGGTTATTAACTATACTTAATATTTCGTAATCTTTTTCATTACTTGCTCCTACCACTAATTGGGTAGTAAATCCATATTTAGGTTTTAAACCTTTTGAAAAAAGCTTATTAATCAAGCCAATCTTTTTCACTAAATGACTAAAATTTTTCTCTGGGGCAATTTTTTCTAAATACTTTGCATCAGGAGCTTCGATATTAATTGAGACTCTATCTGAAAGTTCTAAAGCCCTAATTATATAATCCTCGTCTGATTCTGGAAGTATTTTTAGATGTATATAGCCAGTAAATTTATATTTTTCTCTTAGTATCTCTGCTACCTTAAGCATATCTTCCATTGTTCTTTTTGGTGATTTAGTAACTGCAGAACTTAAAAATAGCCCATCTACTAAGTTCCTTCTTTTCATTTCTAAAAATAGTTTTACTAATTCATCTACACTAAAACTGATTCTTTCAAAAGAGCGTTCTCTTCTATTTGCACAATAGTAGCAGTTATGAATACAATCGTTAGATAAAAGAGTTTTAAGTAATCTTACTGTTCTTCCATCTGGAAGAGTTGTGGGGTATATCCAGCCATTAATAGTACTTTTTCTTCTTATGGCTGATGGATCACATAAATAAGACCCACAAAGATCAAATTGTGCATCTTTTGTTAATATTTTTAATTTTTCCTCAATATGCATATTCTTTCTCAATCCTTGAAAATTTCTTTAGGCAATTCAAAGATTTCTATAATCTTTAGCT
Coding sequences:
- a CDS encoding pantothenate kinase, with protein sequence MILTIDIGNSNIDIAFFKDGEISKHFEFATIKESTNYEYALKLEWTLKKCDIELSEIEGVAIASVVPSLTPVFEEAINFLFNFKPFIVEPGIKTGIYIDTENPKEVGADLICNVVAIDEEYGSCGIAVDFGTATTFSVINNKKFLGVAIAPGVGTSAYALFEKTAKLPQVEISSPTSSFGKNTISAMQAGIVFGFAGLVDGILKRQIKELKTTPRIIATGGWAKRIVPYTKYIKEIDPYLTLKGLYHLFKRNM
- a CDS encoding ECF transporter S component; its protein translation is MLNLKDPKVLTLAGAISGITLLLGFTQWGFVPLPTPAGAATIMHLPTIIGGIVLGPLFGGLVGLIFGLITVLYFSHIAPFWVLIPARPFIGIVSGLVYLGLYDILGKSEKRKVYSSFVLSLIIFLFLFWLGNKYLSQFIYIWLIVDYLISVLCFQVLKDKNPEIVSISIASFLGSWTNTVGTLGLAVLFGVFNFETALSVAILHGVPESILAVIVCTPTSIAIRRFLRREV
- a CDS encoding B12-binding domain/radical SAM domain-containing protein — encoded protein: MRKKIAIVIYYTKENRYSYNALLGALENLTFFDELEIFLCYKKDEFFSKINDIKGKYERVIILLSFFTTQLWEFREIIGKIREIKTENTYIVAGGPHPTGDPYGVLKMGCDYVAIGEGEELILKLVGDILAGKDIGDLILKSENKFVDLDKFNPFSLKFGKFGPIEITRGCPFMCFYCQTPNIFGVKVRHRSVEKICELVEIMNKRNLKDIRFITPNAFSYGSKDGKNINLKEIERLLENIRRIIGKSGKIYFGTFPSEVRPEHVNDDTIRLIKEYTDNDNLVIGAQSGSPRILKLINRGHTVDDVYNAVEIIIKNNLKANVDIIFGLPYEEEEDIKLTIKFILDLTKMGAKVHAHTFMPLPQTFFEKMPAGKINNELLKTLNKLIPKGLVFGNWKKQEELGKKIEEYLKTKT
- a CDS encoding putative DNA modification/repair radical SAM protein gives rise to the protein MHIEEKLKILTKDAQFDLCGSYLCDPSAIRRKSTINGWIYPTTLPDGRTVRLLKTLLSNDCIHNCYYCANRRERSFERISFSVDELVKLFLEMKRRNLVDGLFLSSAVTKSPKRTMEDMLKVAEILREKYKFTGYIHLKILPESDEDYIIRALELSDRVSINIEAPDAKYLEKIAPEKNFSHLVKKIGLINKLFSKGLKPKYGFTTQLVVGASNEKDYEILSIVNNLYKDYNLNRAYYSAFQPISNTPLEDLPPTPTWREHRLYQADFLLRKYHFSLEDIIFDEKGNLYLDKDPKLIWALNHPEFFPIDINKASYEDLLRVPGIGPIRARRIVNQRKTSLIKDIKDLEKLDIPIDKISPFILINGKKPKELSQLSFSF